A part of Sulfurimonas sp. genomic DNA contains:
- a CDS encoding homoserine O-acetyltransferase: MSLNLKTYTEHFTNPLYLESGRILEPYDITYETYGELNDEKSNVIVICHALTGSHHCAGIYENDKKAGWWDSFIGSGKAVDTDKYFVICTNVIGSCFGSTGPMSPQYPHHNPYRYKFPVITVKDMVKAQKILFDKLGIHSVYAIIGGSMGGMQALQFAISYPHFASKIIAMATTHATQPWAIAFNKISQEAILKDPDFKEGYYDSETIKKNGLSGMAVGRMAGYISFLSPESMQSKFGREYKNTDGLYELFGKFQVELFLEYNGYNFTKWFDPLSYLYITKAINIYDLSRGFDSLSEALQKINSELHLMSFSNDLLFKNIEMKEISDTLAKIGNKSHTYIDIDSDYGHDAFLVEVDKFEDYVRDILNG, from the coding sequence TTGTCACTGAACCTAAAAACATATACCGAGCATTTTACAAACCCGCTCTATTTAGAAAGCGGGCGTATTTTAGAGCCTTATGATATAACTTATGAGACATACGGCGAACTTAACGATGAGAAGAGCAATGTCATCGTCATCTGCCATGCACTCACCGGTTCTCATCACTGTGCAGGAATATATGAAAATGACAAAAAAGCGGGATGGTGGGATAGTTTTATAGGTTCAGGCAAAGCGGTAGACACGGACAAATATTTTGTAATCTGTACAAATGTAATAGGCAGCTGTTTTGGTTCAACTGGTCCTATGAGCCCGCAATATCCGCATCACAATCCATACCGCTACAAATTTCCGGTCATCACCGTAAAAGATATGGTAAAAGCTCAAAAAATTCTTTTTGACAAACTCGGCATACACAGCGTTTATGCGATTATCGGCGGTTCAATGGGCGGTATGCAAGCGCTTCAGTTTGCAATTTCATATCCGCATTTTGCATCAAAAATAATCGCTATGGCAACAACTCATGCAACACAGCCTTGGGCAATCGCTTTTAATAAAATATCGCAAGAAGCAATCCTAAAAGACCCGGATTTTAAAGAGGGCTATTATGACAGCGAAACGATTAAAAAAAACGGGCTCTCAGGTATGGCAGTAGGTCGAATGGCAGGGTATATAAGCTTTTTATCACCCGAGTCTATGCAGAGCAAATTTGGCAGAGAGTACAAAAACACGGACGGACTTTATGAGTTATTCGGCAAGTTTCAAGTGGAGCTGTTTTTGGAGTATAACGGTTACAACTTTACAAAATGGTTTGACCCGCTCTCTTATCTCTACATTACAAAAGCTATAAATATCTATGACCTCTCTCGCGGATTTGATTCACTAAGCGAGGCTCTGCAAAAAATAAATAGCGAGTTGCACCTAATGAGCTTTAGCAATGACTTACTCTTTAAAAATATTGAAATGAAAGAGATAAGCGATACGCTCGCTAAAATAGGCAATAAAAGTCATACCTACATCGATATAGACAGCGATTACGGA
- a CDS encoding ATP-binding protein, which produces MTISLSKKIVISNVFVLAISFIALFIIYDFMHEGNRDILVHRKYVNQFDKEIVLVASNLYRSAHIGNDDYLAEAAISSKKVLYTLDFLSTHGFATEELKEIYIDFFKNAVIATSISLEKRAAEAKETDAVSLQKYMLLQQKIKELLSTVEKHENELEREVIFILFVFSFIFISLVFGNIVYIIKSYKQVQETESKIAQREHESVMQRATMIDAIGDGVYGVDKKGMCTFVNQSAVDLLGFTKEEILSTHQHDLFHHHKPDNSIYAHEECPIYVTIRDRQTQELEEYFIRKDGSFFAVNLTVSPTNDGGAIVVFRDITEKKIVLNALEEERKLFSSGPVMTVEWAPLQNWPVKYISSNCLDILGYSKEEMQSESFLYADLIHHDDIERISKEVTYYIENNIDNFEQSYRLRLKDGNYRWFYDFTHLVRDEKNNLTSIRGYMFDQTGLKEAEIAIKEAKEKAELANKAKSQFLANMSHEIRTPMNAIIGLSELLFDTRLDDKQKNLLLKVNSSSKMLLGIINDILDYSKIEAGKLELEHKSFKIEDVMEQLKFMFLESARKKSLHTHCELKDNAPSIIIGDKLRITQVLSNLISNAIKFTHSGSVSLDIELKEKLNEKKAIISFIVKDSGIGISEEQLKKLFTPFTQADTSTTRKYGGTGLGLTISKRIIEAMGGVLIAESQVGMGSVFSFELEFEVASWDRADFYKNVPQEIQKLPNFSGIRVLLVEDNQINQEVASMMLNRVSIEVDMANNGQEAVEKYFANPLRYNLILMDLQMPIMSGYEATKIIRESDKEIPIVALTAAAMIEDKQKAMDAGMNDHLGKPIDMNELYKTVAKFCKVDLTIPDTISTPKMADGILDMEYLEKIFSSKELINKLLKNFSQEIGSKFKDIATLISDNNDSAPSLVHTLKGLSGNLRANLLYEICQNIDTKYKSKQEITKSDIEKLRVALESTQEKLQEVVFDEKSNASFEKLNDEELKKLFYDIKETISKSDILESKKIDSLFKNLTAIVDASELSEWKKEIEELEYDKALEIMNRWKLEK; this is translated from the coding sequence ATGACAATATCTCTAAGTAAAAAAATAGTAATCTCAAATGTATTTGTCTTGGCTATCTCTTTTATAGCTCTGTTTATAATTTATGATTTTATGCATGAGGGAAACAGAGATATTTTAGTGCATAGAAAATATGTAAATCAATTTGACAAAGAGATAGTTTTGGTTGCGTCAAACCTCTATAGAAGCGCTCATATCGGAAATGATGACTATTTGGCAGAAGCAGCAATCTCATCAAAAAAAGTTCTATACACTCTGGATTTTTTAAGCACTCACGGCTTTGCGACAGAGGAGCTAAAAGAGATTTATATAGATTTTTTTAAAAATGCCGTTATCGCCACATCAATTTCGCTTGAAAAAAGAGCAGCCGAAGCAAAAGAGACCGATGCAGTCTCGCTGCAAAAATATATGCTGCTGCAACAAAAGATAAAAGAGTTGCTCTCTACCGTAGAAAAACATGAAAATGAGTTAGAACGAGAGGTTATATTTATCCTTTTTGTCTTTAGCTTTATTTTCATCTCTCTAGTTTTTGGAAATATCGTCTATATCATAAAATCTTATAAACAGGTTCAAGAAACAGAGTCAAAAATAGCACAAAGAGAGCATGAATCCGTTATGCAGCGAGCTACGATGATAGATGCTATAGGAGACGGGGTATACGGAGTAGATAAAAAGGGAATGTGTACTTTTGTAAATCAGAGTGCCGTTGATTTGCTTGGTTTTACAAAAGAGGAGATTTTAAGCACGCATCAACATGACCTTTTTCATCATCACAAACCGGATAACTCAATTTATGCGCATGAAGAGTGTCCTATTTATGTAACTATAAGAGATAGACAAACCCAAGAACTTGAAGAGTATTTTATAAGAAAAGACGGTTCATTTTTTGCCGTAAATTTAACTGTATCCCCGACAAACGACGGAGGTGCTATAGTCGTATTTAGAGATATAACAGAGAAAAAAATAGTACTAAACGCTCTTGAAGAGGAGAGAAAACTCTTCTCAAGCGGTCCTGTTATGACCGTAGAGTGGGCTCCATTACAAAACTGGCCGGTTAAATATATATCGTCAAACTGCTTAGATATTCTGGGTTATTCAAAAGAGGAGATGCAAAGCGAGAGCTTTTTATATGCAGACCTCATCCATCACGATGATATAGAGAGAATCTCTAAAGAAGTTACCTATTACATAGAAAATAACATAGACAACTTTGAACAATCATATAGATTAAGATTAAAAGACGGCAATTATAGATGGTTTTATGATTTTACACATCTAGTTAGAGACGAAAAAAACAACTTAACCTCTATACGAGGCTATATGTTTGACCAAACCGGACTCAAAGAGGCGGAAATCGCCATTAAAGAGGCTAAAGAAAAAGCAGAGCTTGCCAACAAAGCAAAAAGTCAGTTTTTAGCTAACATGAGCCATGAGATTAGAACTCCTATGAATGCCATTATAGGTTTAAGCGAGCTGCTTTTTGATACACGACTTGACGATAAGCAAAAAAATCTTCTGCTCAAGGTAAACAGCTCTTCAAAAATGCTTTTAGGTATCATTAACGATATACTTGATTACTCTAAGATAGAAGCAGGAAAACTTGAACTAGAACATAAAAGTTTTAAAATAGAAGATGTTATGGAGCAGCTTAAATTTATGTTTTTAGAGAGTGCTAGAAAAAAATCTCTTCATACACATTGTGAATTAAAAGATAATGCGCCCTCTATAATTATAGGCGATAAACTTAGAATTACTCAAGTTCTCTCTAACCTCATAAGCAATGCTATAAAATTCACCCATAGTGGAAGCGTATCACTGGATATTGAGCTAAAAGAGAAGCTTAATGAAAAAAAAGCAATTATCTCATTTATCGTAAAGGACAGCGGAATAGGCATCAGCGAAGAACAGCTAAAAAAACTATTTACTCCATTTACTCAAGCAGATACATCAACCACAAGAAAATATGGCGGAACGGGACTTGGGCTTACTATATCTAAAAGAATTATAGAAGCAATGGGCGGAGTATTAATAGCAGAGAGCCAAGTGGGCATGGGAAGTGTATTTAGTTTTGAACTGGAATTTGAAGTAGCATCTTGGGATAGAGCTGATTTTTATAAAAATGTACCTCAAGAGATACAAAAACTTCCAAATTTTAGCGGTATCAGAGTTCTACTCGTTGAAGACAATCAAATAAATCAAGAAGTGGCATCAATGATGTTAAACCGCGTATCCATAGAAGTAGATATGGCGAACAACGGGCAAGAGGCGGTTGAAAAATACTTTGCAAATCCTTTACGCTACAACTTGATTCTGATGGATCTGCAAATGCCGATTATGAGCGGTTACGAAGCAACGAAAATCATAAGAGAGAGTGATAAAGAGATACCTATAGTAGCACTTACGGCGGCGGCTATGATAGAGGATAAACAAAAAGCTATGGATGCAGGCATGAATGACCATTTAGGCAAACCCATAGATATGAACGAGCTTTACAAAACAGTTGCAAAATTTTGCAAAGTTGATTTAACAATCCCAGACACCATATCAACACCAAAAATGGCAGACGGTATTCTTGATATGGAGTATTTGGAGAAAATTTTCAGTTCAAAAGAGTTAATAAATAAACTTCTAAAAAATTTCTCGCAAGAAATCGGAAGCAAATTTAAAGATATAGCAACACTTATATCGGACAATAACGACTCTGCACCCTCTCTGGTTCATACGCTTAAAGGTCTAAGCGGCAACTTAAGAGCAAATCTGCTCTATGAAATTTGCCAAAATATAGATACAAAATATAAATCAAAGCAAGAGATAACCAAGAGCGACATAGAGAAATTAAGAGTTGCGCTAGAGAGCACGCAAGAAAAACTGCAAGAAGTTGTTTTTGACGAGAAGAGCAATGCTTCATTTGAGAAGCTAAATGATGAGGAGTTAAAAAAACTCTTTTACGATATAAAAGAGACGATTTCAAAATCCGATATACTAGAATCAAAAAAAATAGATTCTCTTTTTAAAAACTTAACTGCAATTGTAGATGCAAGCGAGCTCTCAGAGTGGAAAAAAGAGATAGAAGAGTTGGAGTATGACAAAGCATTGGAGATTATGAACAGATGGAAATTGGAAAAATAA
- a CDS encoding substrate-binding domain-containing protein, which yields MRYLLVFLLPFSLLFGETVLNCVGATTIQPIIEQVAQKYKEESGIKLNISGGGSQNAVDSLLSNKIEIGMVSRDLTTQEKNLLSYATIGYDTLAFLVNNDNPLRNISKKDLIDIYRGNIKNWQKLNGKNEKIHLVSKKLDRGTLAVFEKYTGLFHPQNPKNSDKSKMIDASAWEAGANNDMMVWVGGIPNSIGYISAGSANAIVKHGLPIKILSLENVNPSKENIKNHSYPIRRELNLVFLKTNKEAEKFVLWMLEEYGQNSVEENLFIRAR from the coding sequence ATGAGATATTTATTAGTTTTTTTACTGCCTTTTAGTCTCTTATTCGGCGAAACGGTGCTAAACTGTGTCGGTGCTACGACTATACAGCCCATCATCGAACAAGTTGCGCAAAAGTACAAAGAAGAGAGCGGTATAAAACTAAACATATCCGGGGGCGGTAGCCAAAATGCGGTTGATTCTCTTCTTTCAAACAAAATAGAAATCGGTATGGTCAGCAGAGATTTAACCACGCAAGAAAAAAACCTCCTCTCTTATGCAACAATCGGTTATGACACTTTAGCCTTTCTGGTAAACAACGATAATCCGCTTAGAAATATATCAAAAAAAGACCTCATAGACATTTATAGAGGAAATATAAAAAACTGGCAAAAATTAAACGGCAAAAATGAAAAAATTCATCTGGTTTCAAAAAAACTAGACCGTGGAACACTAGCTGTTTTTGAAAAATATACAGGTCTTTTTCATCCGCAAAATCCAAAAAACAGCGACAAGTCAAAGATGATAGATGCTTCGGCGTGGGAAGCCGGAGCAAATAACGATATGATGGTTTGGGTCGGCGGAATTCCAAATAGTATCGGCTATATATCTGCAGGTTCTGCCAATGCTATCGTAAAACACGGTCTGCCTATAAAAATTTTGTCCTTGGAAAATGTCAATCCGTCCAAAGAAAATATCAAAAATCATAGTTATCCGATAAGAAGAGAACTAAATTTGGTTTTTTTAAAGACAAATAAAGAGGCAGAAAAATTTGTCCTCTGGATGCTCGAAGAGTATGGGCAAAACAGCGTTGAAGAAAATCTTTTTATAAGAGCGCGATAA
- a CDS encoding DsrE family protein, whose product MKNKLLIVWSSADEEVAKKLILLYGSVMLPRGYWDEATIMIWGPSAKLLAENEELQKKVKTVMQTGVKFSVCVVCSDDYGVSEQLSALGVELTHTGEMLTNALQSDYKVITF is encoded by the coding sequence ATGAAAAACAAACTTCTTATAGTATGGTCGAGCGCCGATGAAGAGGTAGCAAAGAAACTTATACTTTTATACGGTTCGGTAATGTTGCCGCGAGGTTACTGGGATGAAGCGACAATAATGATTTGGGGGCCATCGGCAAAGCTTTTAGCCGAAAATGAAGAGCTTCAAAAGAAAGTCAAAACAGTTATGCAAACAGGCGTAAAGTTCAGCGTTTGTGTAGTTTGCAGTGATGATTACGGCGTATCGGAGCAATTAAGCGCACTTGGAGTTGAACTAACTCATACGGGAGAGATGCTTACAAACGCTCTTCAAAGCGATTATAAAGTAATTACATTTTAA
- a CDS encoding O-acetylhomoserine aminocarboxypropyltransferase/cysteine synthase family protein, which yields MDLQTIALHGGYTKDSQGTMVVPIYQTTAYEFRDAQHAADLFSLKELGNIYTRLNNPTTDVFEKRFAMLEGGEAALATSSGMSAIFFAIANAAEAGDNIVCAKQLYGGSLTLNTHTLKRFGIEARYFDVHNMASLEALIDEKTKVIFFESLTNPSIDVADIEAITAIANRYGILTVVDNTVATPILCRPFEHGADITVHSASKYTTGQGLAIGGILVERKGLVEKLRANPRYEHFNKPDASYHGLVYVDTNLPPYTLRARLSLSRDLGAVLSPFNSWLFIQGMETLSLRMREHSKNALELAEFLEAHPKVKKVNYPGLKSNANYKNAQKYFEGGACSGLLSFEVASLTEATKIVNATKLYSLVVNIGDSKSIITHPASTTHQQLSDEELKACGVPAGLIRISCGLESATDLIADMKQALEA from the coding sequence ATGGATTTACAAACGATAGCGCTCCACGGCGGCTATACAAAAGATTCGCAGGGGACTATGGTTGTCCCTATTTATCAAACAACGGCTTATGAATTTCGCGACGCTCAGCATGCTGCGGATCTCTTCTCTCTTAAAGAGTTGGGAAATATATACACTCGTCTTAACAACCCGACCACCGATGTTTTTGAAAAAAGATTTGCAATGCTTGAGGGCGGTGAAGCCGCGCTTGCAACTTCAAGCGGAATGAGCGCTATCTTTTTTGCTATCGCTAATGCTGCCGAAGCGGGTGACAATATAGTTTGTGCAAAACAGCTCTACGGCGGAAGTTTAACCTTAAATACTCACACACTTAAGAGATTCGGCATTGAGGCAAGATATTTTGATGTTCATAACATGGCATCTCTTGAAGCTCTCATAGATGAAAAAACAAAAGTTATCTTTTTTGAGTCTTTAACAAATCCCAGCATTGATGTAGCAGACATTGAGGCAATTACTGCAATCGCCAACAGATACGGCATCCTAACGGTAGTAGATAACACGGTTGCAACTCCTATTTTATGTCGTCCGTTTGAGCATGGAGCCGATATCACGGTTCATAGTGCAAGCAAATATACAACAGGTCAAGGTCTTGCAATCGGAGGAATTTTAGTCGAGAGAAAAGGTTTGGTTGAAAAACTTCGCGCAAATCCTCGCTATGAACATTTTAACAAACCGGATGCATCTTACCACGGACTTGTATATGTAGATACAAATCTGCCGCCCTACACTCTTAGAGCAAGACTCTCTCTTTCAAGAGATTTGGGTGCCGTTTTATCTCCGTTTAACTCATGGCTATTTATCCAAGGGATGGAAACTCTCTCTCTTCGTATGCGTGAACACTCAAAAAATGCACTTGAACTTGCAGAGTTTTTAGAAGCTCACCCGAAAGTTAAAAAAGTAAACTATCCCGGATTAAAGAGCAATGCAAACTATAAAAATGCTCAAAAATATTTTGAGGGCGGGGCGTGCAGCGGGCTTTTAAGCTTTGAAGTGGCATCTCTTACCGAAGCTACAAAAATAGTAAATGCTACAAAGCTCTACTCTTTGGTAGTAAATATCGGAGATTCAAAATCTATCATCACTCATCCTGCTTCAACCACGCATCAACAGTTAAGCGATGAAGAGCTAAAAGCTTGCGGCGTACCGGCGGGACTTATCCGTATCTCATGCGGTTTAGAGAGTGCAACAGACCTCATCGCAGATATGAAACAAGCGTTGGAGGCATAA
- a CDS encoding DUF6858 family protein encodes MKKIIFMDRYPIYSLELLKEEMRVSSMDEVAAYFKDKIEKHPVAKFIALFDHYAHTKALEGEIADGILDARNIIFCFGPSIPNTKVLALRPRSIGICEFKDKIVIEFMEAPREEIHQIMQEWAKGLIK; translated from the coding sequence ATGAAAAAAATAATTTTTATGGATAGATACCCGATTTATAGCCTAGAGCTGTTAAAAGAAGAGATGAGAGTCTCAAGCATGGATGAAGTAGCTGCATACTTTAAAGACAAGATAGAGAAACATCCCGTAGCAAAGTTTATCGCTCTGTTTGACCACTATGCGCATACAAAAGCATTAGAGGGTGAAATTGCAGATGGGATACTTGATGCCAGAAATATCATTTTTTGTTTTGGACCTTCTATTCCAAACACGAAAGTTTTAGCTCTTAGACCAAGAAGCATCGGTATTTGTGAGTTTAAAGATAAGATTGTCATAGAGTTTATGGAGGCTCCAAGAGAGGAGATTCATCAAATCATGCAAGAGTGGGCAAAGGGTCTAATAAAATAA
- a CDS encoding SLAC1 anion channel family protein, with protein MEITEKQSRLKFFPIMMYAVVMGLSGLTITYQKAALWLNFPSIIGEVLMYITTIVFIVVSSVYIRKFSKYKTAVKSEFSHPVRINFFAAVSISMLMLSIIYKENFSLVSAVCWYGGTILHFYLTMHTVSFWINQNQQLDHSNPAWFIPIVGNVLVPIGGVGFADLGLLMYFFSVGMFFWIVLFAIILNRIIFHNQMSVKFMPTLFILIAPPAVGFIAYFKMFGVIDTFALMLFNLALFFTILVAFMYKNFIKIKFFISWWAFVFPLAAMAISAMLMYNRSKEISLLIFSYIMVSAVTVIVSIVTYQTIVHIRKKEICIQE; from the coding sequence ATGGAAATTACGGAAAAGCAAAGCAGACTTAAATTTTTTCCGATTATGATGTATGCGGTTGTTATGGGTTTAAGCGGGCTTACTATTACATACCAAAAAGCTGCTCTTTGGCTAAACTTCCCCTCCATTATAGGCGAAGTGCTTATGTATATTACTACGATTGTCTTTATCGTTGTTTCATCCGTTTACATAAGAAAATTTTCAAAGTACAAAACAGCGGTTAAAAGCGAATTTTCACACCCAGTGAGAATCAACTTTTTTGCCGCCGTATCTATATCTATGCTAATGCTCTCTATCATTTACAAAGAAAATTTTTCTCTTGTAAGTGCCGTTTGTTGGTACGGGGGAACTATTTTGCACTTTTACTTGACTATGCACACCGTCTCTTTTTGGATAAATCAAAATCAGCAGCTTGACCACTCAAATCCGGCATGGTTTATACCCATAGTCGGCAATGTTTTAGTGCCCATCGGCGGAGTCGGTTTTGCGGATTTGGGTCTGCTGATGTACTTTTTTAGCGTCGGAATGTTTTTTTGGATAGTTTTGTTTGCTATTATTTTAAACAGGATTATATTTCACAATCAAATGAGTGTAAAATTTATGCCTACGCTTTTTATACTGATTGCTCCTCCGGCTGTGGGTTTTATAGCATATTTTAAGATGTTTGGCGTAATTGACACTTTTGCTCTTATGCTTTTTAATCTAGCCCTGTTTTTTACGATTTTAGTTGCATTTATGTACAAAAATTTTATAAAAATAAAGTTTTTTATATCTTGGTGGGCATTTGTGTTTCCGCTAGCGGCGATGGCAATTAGCGCTATGCTTATGTATAACCGGAGCAAAGAGATATCTTTGCTGATTTTTTCATATATAATGGTGAGTGCAGTAACGGTTATAGTATCTATCGTAACTTACCAAACTATAGTGCATATAAGAAAAAAAGAGATTTGCATTCAGGAGTAG
- a CDS encoding glycine zipper domain-containing protein codes for MKSIRLFVAALMASSYMHAGDIDGNTVVGGALGAAAGSAVGSAIGGKEGAIIGAGAGGVIGAAIASDREPRRYDQERVIIRDRGDNPNVHYDQGRHLGHYKKKHKNKYKYEHNRDRDNYRDYDRNRERYYEHDRGYDRDRYRGREW; via the coding sequence ATGAAATCTATTCGTTTATTTGTAGCTGCTTTGATGGCAAGCAGTTATATGCATGCAGGCGATATTGACGGTAATACCGTAGTTGGCGGTGCGCTCGGTGCCGCGGCAGGTTCTGCGGTAGGTTCTGCCATCGGCGGGAAAGAGGGCGCAATTATAGGTGCAGGTGCCGGCGGTGTTATCGGAGCGGCTATTGCAAGCGATAGAGAACCAAGAAGATATGATCAAGAAAGAGTTATTATACGAGATAGAGGTGATAACCCTAATGTACATTATGATCAGGGAAGGCATCTGGGACATTATAAAAAGAAACATAAAAATAAATATAAATATGAGCATAATCGCGACCGCGACAATTATCGTGATTATGACCGTAATCGTGAACGATATTATGAACACGATCGCGGTTATGACCGTGACCGTTACCGCGGGAGAGAGTGGTAA
- the guaB gene encoding IMP dehydrogenase, producing the protein MKIRKRALTFEDVLLVPKYSEVLPKEVSLESKLTRNISLKIPMVSAAMDTVTEYQAAIAMARLGGVGIIHKNMDIETQCKQVKKVKKSESGIIIDPIYVYPDATLADASELMNEFKISGVPVINSHNKLLGILTNRDMRFQKDMNKRADEVMTKMPLITAKSGISLDEAADIMHKNKIEKLPIIDDEGFLKGLVTIKDIKKRIEYPNSNKDDFGRLIVGAAIGVGQIDRAKALVDAGCDVLVLDSAHGHSKGILDTVREIKKTLTVDVIAGNIATAEAVLALIEAGADGVKVGIGPGSICTTRIVAGVGVPQISAIAECAQEARKHGVPVIADGGIKYSGDIAKALAVGASCIMAGSLLAGTEESPGETIMFQGRQYKSYRGMGSIGAMQKGSNDRYFQEGTAADKLVPEGIEGRVPFRGSIAGIVHQMMGGLRSSMGYCGSKDIPTFWENAEFVEITSAGLKESHVHDVIITQEAPNYHI; encoded by the coding sequence ATGAAAATTCGTAAACGCGCCTTAACATTTGAAGATGTTTTGCTTGTACCAAAGTACTCTGAAGTATTGCCTAAAGAGGTCTCTCTTGAGAGCAAATTAACCCGCAATATTTCACTAAAAATCCCTATGGTTTCAGCTGCGATGGATACGGTTACGGAGTATCAAGCCGCTATTGCCATGGCGAGACTCGGAGGAGTCGGGATAATACACAAGAACATGGATATTGAAACTCAGTGCAAGCAAGTGAAAAAAGTCAAAAAGAGCGAAAGCGGTATCATCATAGACCCGATTTATGTCTATCCTGACGCTACACTGGCTGATGCGAGCGAGCTTATGAACGAGTTTAAAATCTCAGGCGTTCCCGTAATAAATTCACACAATAAACTTTTAGGAATTCTTACAAACCGCGATATGAGATTTCAAAAAGATATGAATAAACGCGCAGATGAAGTTATGACGAAGATGCCTCTTATCACGGCAAAAAGCGGGATTTCGTTAGACGAAGCGGCGGACATTATGCATAAAAATAAGATTGAAAAGCTTCCTATTATCGATGATGAAGGATTTTTAAAAGGTCTTGTTACGATAAAAGATATCAAAAAACGCATCGAATATCCAAACTCAAACAAAGATGATTTTGGCAGACTTATAGTGGGTGCGGCTATCGGCGTGGGACAGATTGACCGTGCAAAAGCCTTAGTTGATGCAGGCTGTGATGTTTTGGTTTTAGACTCTGCACACGGTCACTCAAAGGGAATCCTTGATACGGTTAGAGAGATTAAAAAAACTTTAACGGTAGATGTAATTGCAGGAAATATAGCAACGGCAGAAGCGGTTCTGGCACTCATAGAAGCAGGTGCGGACGGCGTAAAAGTAGGAATCGGACCTGGTTCAATCTGTACGACACGCATAGTTGCAGGTGTCGGCGTACCTCAAATATCTGCTATTGCCGAGTGTGCACAAGAAGCTAGAAAACACGGCGTGCCTGTTATAGCAGACGGCGGGATTAAATACTCGGGCGATATCGCAAAAGCTTTAGCAGTGGGAGCAAGCTGTATTATGGCAGGTTCACTTTTAGCAGGAACTGAAGAATCACCCGGTGAGACTATAATGTTTCAAGGTCGCCAATACAAATCATACCGCGGTATGGGAAGTATAGGCGCTATGCAAAAGGGGTCAAACGATAGATATTTTCAAGAGGGAACGGCGGCAGATAAGCTTGTACCTGAGGGAATTGAAGGTCGTGTGCCTTTTAGAGGAAGCATTGCCGGCATAGTTCATCAAATGATGGGCGGACTTCGTTCGTCAATGGGTTACTGCGGGAGCAAAGATATACCTACATTCTGGGAAAATGCGGAGTTTGTCGAGATAACAAGTGCGGGGCTAAAAGAGAGTCATGTTCACGATGTTATCATCACGCAAGAAGCGCCAAACTACCATATATAA
- a CDS encoding RMD1 family protein: MESKVLFVSVEIPTIITKNDLEKEFPGLILTTIEKSLVGEIANDKFIFTTSFGVITFCNFSHDEIKSFLHRLKIKEAPHYQTALVNQDYPMIIDALYEKPLIDTHTIKYNKFNKSVASIISLALSQSVGLEIREKSLENKMQESKKLYDRIENIKANDRKNLMSFAVGIAKERFEILSQLYLLDKPDIVWDDIELESLYNQLALQLELKSRFEVVEYKISFLKESVEFITDRVNQKSSEFLEWIIICLIVIEILFSTYEYIIKPNF; encoded by the coding sequence ATGGAATCAAAAGTGCTGTTTGTATCGGTAGAAATACCGACAATCATAACTAAAAACGATTTGGAAAAAGAGTTTCCGGGACTTATTTTAACAACTATAGAAAAGTCGCTTGTAGGCGAAATTGCAAATGACAAGTTTATATTTACCACTTCCTTTGGAGTTATCACATTCTGCAATTTCAGTCACGATGAGATAAAGTCGTTTTTACATAGACTTAAAATCAAAGAGGCGCCGCACTATCAAACGGCACTTGTAAACCAAGACTATCCGATGATTATAGATGCGCTTTATGAAAAGCCGCTTATAGATACACATACCATCAAGTACAATAAATTTAACAAATCCGTAGCTTCCATAATTTCTCTTGCACTATCTCAAAGCGTCGGGCTTGAGATAAGAGAAAAATCACTGGAAAACAAGATGCAAGAGAGCAAAAAACTCTATGATAGAATAGAAAATATTAAAGCAAACGATAGAAAAAATCTTATGAGCTTTGCCGTCGGTATAGCAAAAGAGAGATTTGAGATACTTAGTCAGCTATATCTGTTGGATAAGCCGGATATTGTTTGGGATGATATAGAACTTGAGTCGCTTTACAATCAGCTTGCACTTCAACTTGAGCTAAAGTCAAGATTTGAAGTCGTAGAGTATAAAATATCTTTTTTAAAAGAGTCCGTAGAGTTTATAACGGACAGGGTAAATCAAAAATCGAGTGAATTTTTGGAGTGGATTATCATCTGCTTGATTGTAATAGAGATACTTTTTTCAACCTACGAGTATATTATCAAGCCGAATTTTTAG